One Podarcis muralis chromosome Z, rPodMur119.hap1.1, whole genome shotgun sequence DNA segment encodes these proteins:
- the PTGS1 gene encoding prostaglandin G/H synthase 1, which produces MYWLCCALPLVMLLGASPGSSSTVNPCCYFPCQHKGVCVRVGTEGYECDCTRTGYFGTNCSLPEFWTRLRDALKPSPAFYHFILTHFQWFWTIVNNTFIRDTLMRLVLTIRANLIPSPPTYNSAHGYISWESYANVSYFTRVLPPVPTDCPTPMGTKGPPQLPDAQLVAEEFFLRKKFHPDPQGTNLMFAFFAQHFTHQFFKTSGKMGHGFTRALGHGVDLGHLYGDNLERQHELRLFRDGKLKYQVVKGEIYPPTVLDAPVHMIYPKHIPAEKQLAVGQEVFGLLPGLMMYATIWLREHNRVCDLLKQIHPTWDDEQLFQTARLILIGETIKIVIEDYVQHLSGYFLQLKFDPELLFGAQFQYRNRIAVEFNQLYHWHPLMPDTFKIQDQEYSYNQFVYNTTMLMDYGVEALVDAFSRQQAGQIGGVPNIHKQLLKVAIGVIEESRLLRLQSFNEYRKRFGMKPYTSFQELTGEEETAAKLEALYKDIDALEFYPGLLVEKSQHNSIFGESMVEIGAPFSLKGLFGNPICSPEYWKPSTFGGDAGFQLVNTASLQKLVCLNVKRCPYVAFRVPGGGEDAVVLAKEKGPLDEL; this is translated from the exons TGAATCCATGCTGCTATTTCCCATGCCAGCACAAGGGCGTCTGTGTCCGGGTTGGCACAGAGGGCTACGAATGCGATTGCACCCGGACCGGCTACTTTGGCACAAACTGCTCTCTGC CGGAGTTCTGGACGCGGTTGCGCGATGCCCTGAAGCCGAGCCCAGCCTTCTATCATTTTATCCTGACCCACTTCCAGTGGTTCTGGACAATTGTCAACAACACCTTCATCCGGGACACTTTGATGCGTTTGGTGCTGACGA tCCGAGCCAATCTCATCCCCAGTCCACCCACGTACAATTCCGCCCACGGCTACATCAGCTGGGAGTCCTACGCCAATGTCAGCTATTTCACTAGGGTGCTCCCACCGGTGCCCACCGACTGCCCCACGCCAATGGGAACCAAAG GGCCACCGCAGCTTCCTGATGCACAGCTGGTAGCTGAAGAGTTTTTCCTGCGCAAGAAATTCCACCCGGACCCCCAGGGGACAAACTTGATGTTTGCGTTCTTTGCCCAACACTTCACTCACCAGTTCTTCAAGACATCTGGGAAGATGGGCCATGGCTTCACCAGGGCTCTAGGCCATGGG GTGGATCTTGGACATTTATATGGAGACAACTTGGAACGCCAACATGAACTGAGGCTCTTCCGAGACGGGAAGTTGAAATACCAG GTGGTGAAAGGGGAAATTTATCCCCCGACGGTACTGGACGCCCCCGTGCACATGATCTACCCAAAGCACATCCCCgcagaaaagcagctggctgtgggCCAGGAGGTGTTTGGGCTGCTCCCGGGACTCATGATGTACGCCACCATTTGGCTCCGCGAGCACAACCGCGTCTGTGACCTTCTCAAGCAGATTCACCCCACCTGGGATGATGAGCAGCTGTTCCAGACCGCAAGGCTCATTCTTATTG GTGAGACCATCAAGATCGTCATTGAGGACTATGTCCAGCATCTGAGTGGCTACTTCCTACAGCTGAAGTTCGACCCAGAACTCCTCTTTGGAGCCCAGTTCCAGTACCGGAACCGCATTGCAGTGGAATTCAACCAGCTCTACCACTGGCATCCACTGATGCCAGATACCTTCAAGATCCAGGATCAAGAGTACAGCTACAACCAGTTTGTCTACAACACCACTATGCTGATGGACTATGGAGTGGAGGCCCTTGTAGATGCCTTCTCCAGGCAGCAAGCTGGGCAG ATTGGTGGGGTACCGAACATCCACAAGCAGCTTCTTAAAGTGGCCATTGGAGTCATTGAGGAGTCAAGGCTGCTGCGCCTCCAGTCCTTCAACGAATACCGGAAGAGGTTTGGCATGAAGCCCTACACCTCCTTCCAGGAGCTGACAG gTGAAGAAGAAACTGCTGCCAAACTGGAGGCCCTGTACAAAGACATTGACGCCCTTGAGTTCTACCCAGGTCTGCTGGTGGAGAAGAGCCAGCACAACTCAATTTTCGGCGAGAGCATGGTGGAGATCGGGGCCCCATTCTCCTTGAAGGGTCTTTTTGGGAACCCCATTTGCTCCCCAGAGTACTGGAAGCCTAGCACCTTTGGTGGTGATGCTGGCTTCCAGCTGGTGAACACGGCCTCACTCCAGAAACTGGTGTGCCTCAACGTGAAGAGGTGTCCCTATGTGGCCTTCCGGGTTCCCGGCGGTGGAGAGGACGCCGTTGTGCTTGCAAAGGAGAAGGGGCCATTGGATGAGCTCTAG